A genomic region of Anopheles coustani chromosome 3, idAnoCousDA_361_x.2, whole genome shotgun sequence contains the following coding sequences:
- the LOC131258841 gene encoding arylalkylamine N-acetyltransferase 1 has translation MLANSNGLRMEIITEPWFPEVIQHLRRTFFADEPLNKAVSLCRPGDGHTLLEKHSLSSLRDGISVMAVTASGEIAGVVVNGILHGNDDTSRALDKLATMDDDKFRKIFTLLYEENLKIDLFEQFSVEKIFEIRILSVDSKFRGQGLAKELMRKSEEVARTQGFRIMKTDATGMFSQRVASSLGFATRHEVLYDDYCDQDGRPVFHVGAPHDRLKIMYKALC, from the exons ATGCTGGCCAATTCGAACGGTTTACGGATGGAAATCATCACCGAGCCCTGGTTTCCGGAAGTGATCCAACACCTTCGGCGGACGTTCTTCGCCGATGAACCGCTGAACAAGGCGGTAAGCCTATGCCGTCCTGGCGATGGTCACACGCTTCTTGAAAAGCATAGCCTTTCCAGCCTCCGGGACGGGATCAGTGTAATGGCGGTAACCGCCAGCGGAGAG ATAGCTGGAGTGGTCGTTAATGGCATTCTCCACGGCAACGACGATACGAGCCGGGCCCTCGATAAGCTGGCGACAATGGATGATGACAAGTTTCGTAAAATTTTCACTCTCCTTTACGAGGAGAATCTGAAAATTGACCTATTCGAGCAGTTTTCGGTggagaaaatatttgaaattcgcATCCTATCTGTCGACTCCAA ATTTCGAGGCCAAGGGCTGGCCAAAGAGTTGATGCGGAAAAGCGAAGAGGTGGCGCGTACGCAAGGGTTCCGG ATCATGAAAACGGATGCGACCGGAATGTTTTCCCAGCGTGTCGCCAGTTCGCTCGGTTTCGCGACCAGACACGAGGTACTGTACGACGACTACTGCGACCAGGACGGACGTCCGGTTTTCCACGTGGGTGCACCGCACGATAGGTTGAAAATCATGTACAAGGCGCTCTGTTAA